TGGTGCCCTACCTTTTTGCTATCGATCTTGTTTATGGTCAATCCAAATAAGAATGATACAGTTTTTCACTCCCCTCTCCCAGAGCAGGAGAGGGGCTGGAGGTGAGGGTGCTGTTTCAGCCTAAATTGGAATAACTATATCAATCTTGGCTATGGGTCTGCCAGCGCTACAGGCATTCCCCTAGCTCATGCCGCATGAGTGAGAACCTAGCACCGGCTGCTCAAACCGTCCCCCCGACTACCCTATACCCATTGATGAGTGCAACGGTTCCCTGTCATCATCAGCCATTAATTCAGCCATTAACTAACAGGCTGCCATCCCAACCGTTTCAGGTTTTCCTCGGTACCAACCACAATCATCTTTTCATCCGAGCAGCTAATAATGATGCTACCGGCTTCATTAACCATTACCTTACCGTCAAGCTCAGTCTGGCCTTGACGATCGCAGCGAACGCGTTGTCCAACTGGCCAGTTCATCATGCGTCTCTCCTTGTTGCTCATCATGGGGCAATCTCGATCGTTTTCATCATGGCAGCAACCAGAGAGACCGGGCTTCCTACAATAGGATCACCCATTATGGTGAGTAAGAGACATGGCTCTGGTACTCAGACCCGCAGCCGCTGGCTAAAGCCGAGACACGGTTACTCATCGAGTCGTGCCCAACCCACTCTATGCCCACTAGGGGTTTCAGGGTTGTTCATGGCGACAATACTGCCAGCCAACCTCATCAAAGTGACTCACTGGAAATTTCGTCGGCAAAGCTGGCCCAGCGCACGAAGTGAAAAGGCCCCGCGATCGATCCCCACAAGTGCTCATCCGTCTCTGGGTCCCGCCCGCGATCGAGGCTGATAAAGCGATCGGCATCAATTTCAAACGTACTATCCAGGTAAGTACGACGGCCATCCCGGACCACCATGCAGCCCTTACCGGGTTCCACATAGCCCTTAAAACTCCGCCCCGTCCACTCGGTGATCATATTACAGCCCGCTAGCTTATCCAAGTGATCGAGGGTTAAAGTCGCCAATCGGGCCGGTTCACGGGTAGCGTTATAAAAAGCCGCCTCATCCTTGAGAGCGTAGTTTTCGATTTCAATATGATCACCCACCACCTGTAAATTCAGGACGCGAATTCGATAGGGCCGCGTCAGCATGTAATCGTAAGCCTGTTCGACCAGCAGCCCAATGCCACCAGGAAAGAGGTTGGGAGGCAATGGGCGCATACACACGCGAATGTGGGCGTACAGGGGCGGATTTTCAAAGGCTTGTTCCTGATTACTGAAATCAGCCGCCATCCAGCGGGCCAAGGTTACGATATCAGTCGAATGGGACACGGTGGTATTGGCAGAAGTATGGATATCAGCAAAAGAGGTTACTTTAAGTATTGTACGGGAAAACGAGGGAACTGGTCATCTTACCTAGCGCCACCCTGGGTACCCCCTGCGGGTTCCTCAAGCGCCAATGTCGCATAACTGATCGCATAACGGTGATGGCATAAAGAGTAAAAAGGGTTGGAACTTTCCGTGTCCCTGACCGTCTAGACCAGCAATAGAATGTGGGAAGAGTCGATTGTGGGAAGAGTCGATTGTGAACAATTAATAACGGGAAGCGTCAACTGTAGCAGGAGTCAACGGTGAGAAGAGGCCGGGAGAAAATCCAAATACGACTCCGAGAAGTGGAGTAATCTCGTTGGCTGGGACAGGCCAACTGCCTGCTGCCAGACTCAGCGAGATGCCCTCAACAGTTGACTATGATGTGAGGAGAGTTGTCATGTTAACCAGTTTGCCTTCATAAGGGTTCTTCTTGTCGGGGGGATGGTCGCGATCGTCCCCCTTTCACCCGTCTATGCCCAAGTACTTCCCCAGGGCTGGGGGGCAATTGGCAGCAAAGAGGGGGAAGCCAGTTATGCCATCGGTGCTCGCTGGCTTGATTTCGGTGTCGAGCTAGGTGGGACAAGGCAAGGTGCGACCGGGGTTGATGTCCTGAAGTTTATCCCCTTACCCATCATTTCTCCCTATGCAGGAATTGGTGTGTATTCAGCGGATGAGTCGTTGGTCAATTCGGCCTTACACAGGTGCGTCCACAGGGTACCTCCTGGTTTTTCGGAGCTGGTTACCACTCAGTACGAGGCGTTAACGGTCAATTCGGCCTTAAGTTTTAAGTAGACTGCGTTCATGCAACTGCACTCTTAGTCATTCGCGTCAGCATTCGCGCCACCTCTGCACAGCAGACTTGCCTTGCCCCCTGCCCCGCCCTTGGCCTCCTAACCCCCCAGACAGGAAATTTTTTTAGAGAGAGAAAAACCTTGCGTGCTTTTGTCCCACCCAAGCGGGCGCTTTTCGCAACTTTCCTCGCAACTTGCCAAATGTTCTCTGGGAAAATGCTTATCTACAACTCGATACGCGGGCGATCGTGCAAACTTTTCTTAAGGTTTTGCCCGATATTTGTTAGTCAACCCTAACAGATGGGAAATCAATAGGTTAGATAAGGGCAACTGCCTACCGTCATTGCTAAAGTGCATTAAAATGCATTGCTATATTGCATCACTTGCTACAGAACTAGCTCCAGAACGGAGAGGGGGGACCCGTGCAACTACAAAGCGTGGCCGTGAAACGAGCAACCGGTGCGTATGCCCTGATCGACAGTCTTAAGCGTCATGGCGTGCGCCACATCTTCGGCTATCCCGGTGGGGCGATCCTGCCAATCTACGATGAGATCTACCGGGCAGAGGCCGATGGTAGTCTCCAACATATCCTGGTGCGCCACGAACAGGGGGCAGCCCATGCTGCCGATGGCTATGCCCGTGCTACTGGCATGGTGGGGGTATGTTTTGGGACCTCTGGCCCTGGTGCAACCAATCTGGTGACCGGAATTGCCACCGCCCAGATGGACTCGATCCCAATGGTGGTCATCACCGGTCAGGTGCCCCGCGCCGCGATCGGGAGTGACGCTTTCCAGGAAATTGACATCTATGGCATCACGCTACCGATTGTCAAACACTCTTACGTTGCCCGTGATCCTCGCGACATTCCCCGCATGGTGGCTGAAGCCTTCCACATTGCCAGTACGGGCCGCCCCGGCCCTGTGCTGATCGATGTTCCCAAGGATGTCGGTCTCGAAGAGTTTGACTATACCCCCGTTGAACCTGGCTCAGTCAAGCTGGCAGGGTATCGCCCGACAGTCAAGGGGAATCCCCGCCAGATCGCCCAGGCAGTGGAATTGATCCGTCAGGCCCACCGACCTCTACTTTATGTTGGTGGCGGCGCGATCGCAGCCTCAGCCCATGCAGAGATTCAGGAGTTGGCTGAACATTTCCATATCCCGGTGACGACGACTTTGATGGGTAAGGGGGCCTTTGACGAAAACCATCCCCTGGCCGTCGGGATGTTGGGAATGCATGGTACAGCATACGCCAACTTCGCCGTGAGTGAGTGCGATTTATTGATTGCGGTGGGTGCCCGCTTTGACGATCGGGTAACGGGTAGATTGGATCAATTTGCCTCCCATGCCAAGGTGATTCACATCGACATCGATCCAGCCGAGGTTGGCAAGAACCGTAAACCAGATGTGCCGATCGTTGGTGATGTGCGTCAGGTCTTGATCGATTTATTGCATCGCATTCGGGAGACGGGGGTACAAACTGATGCCCACCAGACCCTCCCTTGGCGGCTGAAGATCAAAAACTGGCGCGAGGACTATCCGCTCCAGATCCCCCATCCCCCTGACAGCCTCTCACCCCAGGAAGTCATTGTGGAACTGGGACGGCAAGCGCCCCATGCTTACTACACCACTGACGTGGGACAGCACCAGATGTGGGCAGCGCAATTCCTGAATACCGGACCACGCCGCTGGATTTCGAGCGCGGGTCTGGGCACGATGGGCTATGGAGTCCCCGCAGCGATGGGTGTCAAGTTTGCCCTACCCAATGAAGACGTGATCTGTGTGAGTGGGGATGCCAGCTTCCAGATGAACTTGCAAGAGTTGGCGACGATCGCCCAGTACGATGTCAACGTCAAGATTGTGGTGATCAATAATGGCTGGCAGGGCATGGTCCGCCAGTGGCAGCAAACCTTCTATGAGGAGCGCTATGTGGCCTCTAATATGGAAGTCGGTATGCCAGATCTGGTTAAACTGGGCGATGCCTTTGGCATTAAGGGGATGTCGATTTCCCACCGCAATGAGTTGGTCCCCGCGATCACCGAAATGTTGGCCCATACGGGACCGGTGTTGCTAGATGCGCGGGTGACCAAGGATGAAAACTGCTACCCAATGGTGGCACCTGGCAAGGCCAATGCTGAAATGTTGGGCTTACCGACGCCCCAACGAGATCTCTCAGCCACGCCGACAGAGATTAGCTGTCACAGCTGCGGTACGGTGAACCCGTCTACGTATCAGTTCTGCCCAATTTGTGGGTCTAAGTTGTAGGACAGTTGCTGGACCTAGTTGACTGACAAACCTCGGACTGCCCTCACCCCAACCCCTCTCCCAGAGCGGGGATGTAGGAGTGAGGATAGAGCCGTAAGCAGCGCAGGCAACTGAGTGACCATCTCTGTTCTCTGTTCTCTCTCCTCGTGAAAGGGGAAAAGATTGGTCAGTCAACCAGGTTGCTGGATTGAACCGAGGGGGAACCATCGGTTCTCCCTCCCTGCGTTAACCGTGAAGTTCAACGGTGGCAGATAAACTTCCACTCCACACCCATAGCTTGTGACCCTCCGCCTCACTGTCCTATTAACTATTTATAGTCATTGCCATTTAGGCTGAAACAGCCCCCTCACCCCCAGCCCCTCTCCCAGAGCGGGGGAGGGGAGTGAAAAACTGTCTCGTTCTTATTTGGATTGACCATAAATTCAATGTCAGATCGTCAATGTCAGATTGAGGGATGATCCTCCGGCTCAAGCTAGGAACTGGGGATCAGGGCAAAACTATCGGCGATCGCCTGAACGGGTGCTGCTGCTCGTGCCACAATCTCAACCACCTTATGACGGGCTTGGGGGTGCAGCAGGGCCTCCACACAAACCTCGACCACCTGTTGCCGCGCAATACTGCCCTCGAACAACGTATCTGCCGGTGCCATCACTAGGGGCAGGCTAGGAGGATCATTTTTTAAGCCGCCAGGGCGGACGATCGTATAGGGAATCCCGCTACGTTTGACCACCATCTCCGCCTGTTGTTTCCAGAACAGGACCAGCCAGAACAGGTTAAGTAGATGGAAAAACTGCGAAACACAGAGGGACGAAACCAGCACAATGTGTTCAATTTGGGTAGCTTGGGCAGCCTGTACCAAGTTCTTGGTCCCCGCATAGTCCACCTTGTAGGGACCCATCATATCGAAGCTGGGGCGTGCACCCGTCGCAATAATTAGGGCTGTACACCCCGCCATTGCTGATCGTAACCCCGCAGGGTCTAGCACGTCCCCCACGACACCCTCAACTTCAGCGGGTAAAAGGGATTGGGCTAGGACACGATCGCGGACCAAGGCACGTACCGGAATCTGGCGATCGTGCAGAATTTGGACAATGCGACGTCCCGTTTCGCCCGTTGCTCCAGCCACAAAGACCTGCATAACAGTATTCGCGTATCCCCAATGATTTAATCGACTAGTTACAATTCTGACTGGTGGCGTGAAGTTTCGATAAACATGAGCGATTTTCCAAGAAAAATGAGCAAATTCCTCAGCCAACTTGTTGGAGCAGGCAACCAGCGGGGTACTCTGATCCCAAAAGGAAACCGCCGGGGTGGGGGCTAAGTGACCCTTGCGCCACGTAACCTTTCGATGGATCGCCGCTTTGGATGCAGGACAGCAACATGCAGACACCCTTGACACCCTATCCCATCTCTGATGGGTTTGACCTCGTGATTGGGGACTACCCAGATCTGAGTGATGCCGGTGATGCCGCCCATGTCATTATTGATGCGTTTCACGCAGAAGGGGCTGCGGCACAGCCTACTCCAGAGATGATGCGGTTCTACAACCACTTTACCGGGACAATGGCGATGAATGCTCCCCCGGATATCGTGGCAGCCTACTTGGGAACTCACCATGAATGGTTCCGGCGGTGTGCCCACCCGATGAAAGCTGAATTGATTACAGAGAATGGCTATGCCCTCTCCCTGGGGCGGTTTGGCTCCTTTGGCTATGTGGTTGAACCCAAAATCGGTCTGGACCTGATCCCCCCAGAAGCTGGCATTTATCGGATTCAAACCATTCCCGTCCCCAATTACACCCCCCGTGGCTATGAGGTGGACTTCCGGGCAGAACTGGAATTGGTCGAATCGCCGGCACCCCTCCCAGCTAGCGATTGCCCACTTACCCAGGTGGAATGGCGCTTAGATCTAACAGTCTGGCTGCAATTCCCCCACTTTATCCAACGTTTGCCTTGTAACCTGATCGTCAAGACTGGTAACCATGTGCTGGGCCAAGTGGTCCGCCAGATCTCCCGACGGCTAACCCATAAAGTCCAGGAAGACTTCCACCGGCTCCATAATCTGCCCTTGCCCAAAGGGGCTAAACGGTAGCAATGGTAACGCCCGCAGGCGATCGCCCCCGCTCTTGCCCGCGCCCCCCGATCATATTAGGGAGTATTTTTAGGGAGTATTTTTACTCAGAAAAGTATTGCAACCCGGCAATAGATCTGTTACATTTTTTTACAGTGAATCGCTAGCAGTCATGATTAAACCTAGTCAGTTTAGGGCTGCGAGTGTCAGCTTTGGAATTGATTCTCTCGCAATCGGTTGGGGGTTTCCCCGCTTTAGACAATCTAAACCAGCCAGATAGCATCTCGCATCTTGGTTTTCTCCTCTTGAGCCTCGGTTAGCCGCCGAGGTTTTTTGTTCATCGCTTACGGTATGATTCAAGATACGATCCGCACGGATGCGTCAGGCATCTTCATCTCCGATCCTGTCTATGCTGCGCCGAAGTTTCCTTATCTGTGTCTTGGGTATGTGCCTGTGGCTGACCACTGTCTGGCGAGCCGCCCCTGCCTTGGCCCTCACCCAGATCAAACTGTCGGATCTCACCTATGAAGCTTGCCCGGAAGAGATCGGCGCTGGAGCCGTAACGAGTGATGGCTCGGGAGCCGCCGCTAATTGCTTCCTCATCACGGGAAAAGCTACTAATCCGTCCGGCAAACCCGTCTACAATGCCGATATTTTTGGCCGTGTCTATGACGCCAATGGTAATCCGGTGATGCAGAACCGCAATCGTCTCGGCGCGATCGAATACTTGCCGCCTGGGACCAGTGATTTCCAACTCCGGATTTCAGTACCTGCTAGCCAGCCTACTCCCCTGCAATTGAAACAGTTTAAGGCATCAGGTTTTGCGGGCCAGGTGCGGCGTTAATGGTGGGCGTTAATGGCGTGAGTGTTGATGGGGGAAGTTGACCTCAAAGTCTGGCCGGGGCAGCCACTTCCCCCCCGAGTTTCCTTAGAAACCGTAGCTACCGTAGGCGACTTGTCGACTAACGGTGTTGAGCAAGGTGCTGAGGACAGGATTGAGAAGGAAAATAGCCAGCATGGGGGAGAAGTCCAGACCTCCTAGGGGTGGAATAATTGCTCGAAAGAGGTTGAGGTAGGGGTCCGTAAGTTGGCTCAGGATCGAAAACGGTGGATTGTACCAGTTCACATTGGGAAACCAACTAAGTAGGATCCGGATAATCAACAGAACCAGGTAAAATTGCAGCGCTGTTGATAGGGTAGTAAATAATAGGGACAGAGAAGCATCCATAGGGAAAACCGTTTTTGATGAGGTCGCTGAATAGGCTACAACACTTCCATTTAGTTTAACGAATTTTCGTTTAATGAATTCACCCCTCGCTGGTGCAGGGTTTTGCAGCAGTATAGGGTTGTTCTACGGATTGTAAACAGTCTTCAGATGTGCTTCCAACTGATCCACCTGTTCTTCTGGATAGGTAGTACTGGATAGGTAGCAAAAACTCGGGCATGGCATTCCTAATGCTGTTGATGCCAGTATAGTAGTGTGTGTAGAGCCGTCCTCGAAGGGCGGGGTTTGAGACCCAATGATTGCTTGATGACACTTGCTTCCTCTCCCCGTTGCTTGCTGATTACCGGTGGGGCTGGCTTTATTGGGGCCAACTTTGTCCACCATTGGTTCCAACAGTATCCCAACGATCGCCTGGTGGTTCTCGATGCCCTGACCTATGCGGGCAATCGCCAGAGCTTGGCACCCCTGGAAGGAGCTGCCAATTTTCGTTTTGTCCAGGGTAATATCTGCGATCGCGAGCTGGTGGAGCAACTCTTGCGGGAAGAGCCAATCGATACCATTGCCCACTTTGCCGCTGAATCCCACGTCGATCGCTCGATTTTAGGTCCAGGGGCCTTTGTCCAGACCAACGTAGTCGGGACCTTTACCCTGCTGGAAGCCTTCCGGCAACACTGGTACAGTCTGGGCCAACCGGACACGTACCGCTTTCTCCACGTTTCAACCGATGAGGTGTACGGCAGCCTTGGCCCCGATGATCCGCCCTTCAGTGAGACCACGCCCTACGCCCCCAACAGCCCCTATTCCGCCTCAAAAGCAGGCAGCGATCACTTGGCGCGGGCCTATTTCCACACCTATGGCCTCCCCACCCTCATCACCAACTGTTCCAATAACTACGGTCCCTACCACTTTCCGGAAAAGCTGATCCCCCTGTGTTGCATCAATATCCTGTTAGGTAAAGCCCTGCCCATCTATGGCGATGGTCAAAACGTGCGCGATTGGCTCTACGTCCAGGACCATTGCCGTGCCCTGGCGATGGTTATCCACCACGGCCAACCGGGGGAAACCTATAACATTGGCGGTTGTAACGAGGTGAAGAACCTGGATCTGGTGCAGATGTTGTGTGACCTGATGGATGAGCTAGCACCAGAGTTGCCCGTGCGTCCCAGTCGCAAGTTGATCACTTTTGTCAAAGACCGACCGGGCCACGATCGTCGCTATGCGATCGATGCTACCAAACTCCGCACAGAACTCGGTTGGGAACCAACCGTCACCATAGCGGAGGGGTTGCGTCAAACCGTGCAGTGGTTTCTTAACAACCGGGATTGGTGGCAACCACTCCTCTCGGCGGAATATCAGGACTATTACCAGCAGGTCTATGCCTCATCAGCCTGATGATGGTAGTTGTCACCCTCGCCCGCAATCCCTCTTTCAGCAGGGGGGGAGAGACTTTATAAATCCGGCTCTCCTGCGCGGGGGGCAGGCGGGCGAGGTTGGGGGATAAGGGCTGGCTATTGCCAAATTGGCAGGCTCTCTAGAATCGGGTAAAACTTATAGCCATTGCCATTTAGGCTGGAACAGCACCCTCACCCCCAGCCCCTCTCCCAGAGCGGGAGAGGGGAGTGAAAAACTGTATCGTTCTTATTGGGATTGACCATAACAGCGACTGGCCCACCTATGTTGGGCGATCATGGGTGCAGCCATGACCAGTAATTAATTTTTTGTGGGTATCCCCACTTTGGTAGACTTGGAAACTGGGACCCTAAAGGATACCTGACGGCATCCATGTCTGGCTGACCTGCTAGTTGGGTTGCAGCTTGGCGAGTTCAAAAAGACGAGAGATAGACGCAAACTTTGCCTTGGAGAGGTAGGCTCTGTGGAAAACACCATTAGCTTAGAGATTATTGAGGTTGTTGAAAAGGCGGCGATCGCCTCGGCCCGTTGGATGGGTAAAGGCGAGAAAAACATCGCTGACCAAGTGGCCGTGGAGGCCATGCGTGAACGGCTGAACCAGATTCACATGCGCGGTCGCATTGTCATTGGTGAAGGGGAGCGGGATGAAGCACCGATGCTTTACATCGGCGAAGAAGTGGGCATCTGCACTAGACCGGATGCTAAGGACTACTGCAACCCTGAGGAACTGGTCGAGATCGACATTGCTGTTGACCCCTGTGAAGGGACTAACCTGGTGGCCTACGGTCAGCCCGGTTCAATGGCGGTGTTGGCGATTTCCGAAAAGGGGGGCCTTTTCGCGGCGCCCGACTTCTATATGCGTAAGTTGGCTGCGCCAGCCGTGGCTCGTAACCATGTTGATATCCGCAAAACCCCAACGGAAAACCTGAAGATCCTGGCTGAGTGCATGGATCGCTCAGTTGAAGAACTGGTGGTGGTGGTTATGGATCGCCCCCGTCACAAGGAATTAATCCAGGAAATTCGGCAGGCGGGGGCACGGGTTCGTCTGATTAGTGATGGGGACGTTTCCGCGGCTCTGTGTTGTGCTTTTTCTGGGACCAACATCCACTGTCTGATGGGGATCGGTGCCGCTCCAGAAGGCGTGATTTCAGCCGCTGCCATGCGTTGTCTGGGGGGCCACTTCCAGGGTCAACTGGTCTATGATCCTGAAGTCGTGCAGACGGGTCTCATTGGTGAGAGCAAGGAGGGCAATATTGCCCGCCTGAAGGAAATGGGGATTGAGGATCCCGATCGCGTTTACAATGCGGATGAACTGGCTTCTGGTGAGACCGTCCTCTTTGCTGCTTGCGGGATCACCCCTGGTGTACTGATGCAAGGGGTACGTTACTTCCACGGAGGTGCCCGGACCCAGAGCTTGGTCATCTCCAGCCAGTCGAAGACTGCCCGCTTTGTGGATACGATCCACATGTTTGAAGAACCCAAGTACCTCCAATTGCATTAAGCTAACCCTGGACTGGTGTTCAATCAAGCTGGTCAGTGCCAGCCTGTGGGATAGCCATCACGGCTGTCCCCAGGTAGGCAGGTGTGGCCGTTGTTTGTCAAACATGTAGGAGGTGGTCCCCACAAACCCCACGGAACGGACTTCAATCATCTGAACTTTGAAACAGCCGCGGGGGAGCATTCATGGCACGTATTGGGTTGCTGCCTAGAGCCATGCTGCCTAGGGTGAAGTTAGGCCAGAATACACTTGCCCTGTCCCCCGCTTGATAAACTTGGATGATGCCCTCCCTCGTTAGCAACACGTCATTAACATAATGAATATTGCGGTCATTGGTCTCAGCCACAAAACAGCAACGGTTGAAGTACGAGAAAAACTCAGCATTTCCGAACTCCAGATGCAGGCCGCGATCGCCCAGATCAAGGCCTGTCCTCACATTGACGAGGTCGCAATCCTCAGTACCTGTAATCGTCTTGAAATCTACTGCGTTACGTCTGAAACCGATCTGGGGTTGCGGGAAGTGATGCAGTTTCTGGCTGAACATAGCCAGATTCCCCTCAATGATCTGCGTCGGCATTTATTTGTTCTCCTCCATGAGGATGCTGTTATGCGCCTGATGCGGGTGGCGGGTGGATTAGATAGCCTGGTGCTAGGGGAGGGGCAAATCCTGTCCCAGGTGAAACAAGCCCACAAGCTGGGGCAGCAGTACCAGGGTGTCGATCGCATTCTCAATCGACTTTTCAAGCAGGCTATTACTGCTGGCAAACGGGTCCGCACGGAAACTGAAATTGGGACAGGCGCGGTTTCCATTAGCTCGGCGGCGGTGGAACTGGCTCAACTGAAGGTGCAGGAACAGGCTCGTCTGGCCGATCACGATGGGCACCTAGCCAATCACCATACTGCCGTTCTCTCGAAACCGCTGGAGGAGCATCGAGTCGCTATTCTGGGTGCGGGGAAGATGGCGCGGCTACTGGTGCAACACCTGGTTTCCAAGGGGGTCAAAGAGATTACGATTTTGAATCGATCGCGTCCCCGTGCCGACGAATTGGTGCGACAGTTTTCCGGCAACGGCACCACCATCACTGCCCGCTTAATGGATGACCTATCCCCCGCGCTCCAGGGCGCTGATATTGTCTTCACTAGTACATCGGCGACGAGTCCCATTATTGATCGGGCACTCCTGACCTCAGTCTTGGCTCCCCAGCAACCCTTGATGCTGATCGACATTTCTGTTCCGCGCAACGTCCATGCGGATGTGGAAACCCTGCCTCAGGTACGATCCTTTAA
This DNA window, taken from Trichothermofontia sichuanensis B231, encodes the following:
- the ilvB gene encoding biosynthetic-type acetolactate synthase large subunit is translated as MQLQSVAVKRATGAYALIDSLKRHGVRHIFGYPGGAILPIYDEIYRAEADGSLQHILVRHEQGAAHAADGYARATGMVGVCFGTSGPGATNLVTGIATAQMDSIPMVVITGQVPRAAIGSDAFQEIDIYGITLPIVKHSYVARDPRDIPRMVAEAFHIASTGRPGPVLIDVPKDVGLEEFDYTPVEPGSVKLAGYRPTVKGNPRQIAQAVELIRQAHRPLLYVGGGAIAASAHAEIQELAEHFHIPVTTTLMGKGAFDENHPLAVGMLGMHGTAYANFAVSECDLLIAVGARFDDRVTGRLDQFASHAKVIHIDIDPAEVGKNRKPDVPIVGDVRQVLIDLLHRIRETGVQTDAHQTLPWRLKIKNWREDYPLQIPHPPDSLSPQEVIVELGRQAPHAYYTTDVGQHQMWAAQFLNTGPRRWISSAGLGTMGYGVPAAMGVKFALPNEDVICVSGDASFQMNLQELATIAQYDVNVKIVVINNGWQGMVRQWQQTFYEERYVASNMEVGMPDLVKLGDAFGIKGMSISHRNELVPAITEMLAHTGPVLLDARVTKDENCYPMVAPGKANAEMLGLPTPQRDLSATPTEISCHSCGTVNPSTYQFCPICGSKL
- a CDS encoding FxLYD domain-containing protein — encoded protein: MLRRSFLICVLGMCLWLTTVWRAAPALALTQIKLSDLTYEACPEEIGAGAVTSDGSGAAANCFLITGKATNPSGKPVYNADIFGRVYDANGNPVMQNRNRLGAIEYLPPGTSDFQLRISVPASQPTPLQLKQFKASGFAGQVRR
- the rfbB gene encoding dTDP-glucose 4,6-dehydratase codes for the protein MTLASSPRCLLITGGAGFIGANFVHHWFQQYPNDRLVVLDALTYAGNRQSLAPLEGAANFRFVQGNICDRELVEQLLREEPIDTIAHFAAESHVDRSILGPGAFVQTNVVGTFTLLEAFRQHWYSLGQPDTYRFLHVSTDEVYGSLGPDDPPFSETTPYAPNSPYSASKAGSDHLARAYFHTYGLPTLITNCSNNYGPYHFPEKLIPLCCINILLGKALPIYGDGQNVRDWLYVQDHCRALAMVIHHGQPGETYNIGGCNEVKNLDLVQMLCDLMDELAPELPVRPSRKLITFVKDRPGHDRRYAIDATKLRTELGWEPTVTIAEGLRQTVQWFLNNRDWWQPLLSAEYQDYYQQVYASSA
- a CDS encoding chromophore lyase CpcT/CpeT — translated: MSHSTDIVTLARWMAADFSNQEQAFENPPLYAHIRVCMRPLPPNLFPGGIGLLVEQAYDYMLTRPYRIRVLNLQVVGDHIEIENYALKDEAAFYNATREPARLATLTLDHLDKLAGCNMITEWTGRSFKGYVEPGKGCMVVRDGRRTYLDSTFEIDADRFISLDRGRDPETDEHLWGSIAGPFHFVRWASFADEISSESL
- a CDS encoding NAD(P)H-binding protein → MQVFVAGATGETGRRIVQILHDRQIPVRALVRDRVLAQSLLPAEVEGVVGDVLDPAGLRSAMAGCTALIIATGARPSFDMMGPYKVDYAGTKNLVQAAQATQIEHIVLVSSLCVSQFFHLLNLFWLVLFWKQQAEMVVKRSGIPYTIVRPGGLKNDPPSLPLVMAPADTLFEGSIARQQVVEVCVEALLHPQARHKVVEIVARAAAPVQAIADSFALIPSS
- a CDS encoding DUF1997 domain-containing protein, which translates into the protein MQTPLTPYPISDGFDLVIGDYPDLSDAGDAAHVIIDAFHAEGAAAQPTPEMMRFYNHFTGTMAMNAPPDIVAAYLGTHHEWFRRCAHPMKAELITENGYALSLGRFGSFGYVVEPKIGLDLIPPEAGIYRIQTIPVPNYTPRGYEVDFRAELELVESPAPLPASDCPLTQVEWRLDLTVWLQFPHFIQRLPCNLIVKTGNHVLGQVVRQISRRLTHKVQEDFHRLHNLPLPKGAKR
- a CDS encoding glutamyl-tRNA reductase, with amino-acid sequence MNIAVIGLSHKTATVEVREKLSISELQMQAAIAQIKACPHIDEVAILSTCNRLEIYCVTSETDLGLREVMQFLAEHSQIPLNDLRRHLFVLLHEDAVMRLMRVAGGLDSLVLGEGQILSQVKQAHKLGQQYQGVDRILNRLFKQAITAGKRVRTETEIGTGAVSISSAAVELAQLKVQEQARLADHDGHLANHHTAVLSKPLEEHRVAILGAGKMARLLVQHLVSKGVKEITILNRSRPRADELVRQFSGNGTTITARLMDDLSPALQGADIVFTSTSATSPIIDRALLTSVLAPQQPLMLIDISVPRNVHADVETLPQVRSFNVDDLKEVVAQNYESRRQMAQQAEALLEEEAEAFDAWWQTLETVPTISSLRDKVETIREQELEKALSRLGSEFAEKHQEVIEALTRGIVNKILHDPMVQLRAQQDIEMRRQAIKTLRMLFNLDTEAISQG
- a CDS encoding YggT family protein codes for the protein MDASLSLLFTTLSTALQFYLVLLIIRILLSWFPNVNWYNPPFSILSQLTDPYLNLFRAIIPPLGGLDFSPMLAIFLLNPVLSTLLNTVSRQVAYGSYGF
- the glpX gene encoding class II fructose-bisphosphatase encodes the protein MENTISLEIIEVVEKAAIASARWMGKGEKNIADQVAVEAMRERLNQIHMRGRIVIGEGERDEAPMLYIGEEVGICTRPDAKDYCNPEELVEIDIAVDPCEGTNLVAYGQPGSMAVLAISEKGGLFAAPDFYMRKLAAPAVARNHVDIRKTPTENLKILAECMDRSVEELVVVVMDRPRHKELIQEIRQAGARVRLISDGDVSAALCCAFSGTNIHCLMGIGAAPEGVISAAAMRCLGGHFQGQLVYDPEVVQTGLIGESKEGNIARLKEMGIEDPDRVYNADELASGETVLFAACGITPGVLMQGVRYFHGGARTQSLVISSQSKTARFVDTIHMFEEPKYLQLH